The following coding sequences lie in one Candidatus Paceibacterota bacterium genomic window:
- the pilM gene encoding pilus assembly protein PilM — protein MSLSTSLLKAFPIPVFLEMPHVGLEVSPFAIRFIEINHGGGDFRVGRYGEKKLSTAVDFNKPLIEQKELVDALIEIRTKYKLTFIEATLPEEKAYLFSAEVLDGSDQEIRDNLEFHLEENVPLSLDEAIFDYHKIRSSQKNGKVLVTVSTLPQAVVNGFIALFEHCGLTPISFLLEPQALSRSTIKYGDVGTYLLVRLGEKTTGLSIVSEEATQFTSTLNIGSDDFTAAIMKQFNVSHEEAEKIKHEKGFIKSPENNDLFLSLINISSAIKDEIGRIYTYWQSYKKNEESQAAKSRLSEETSEVARVTRPSPFSQITSAGERAPIAKVILSGKDAALIGFREYLATSLKAEVEIANVWINLFSFDEYIPPIDQSEALDYGAVIGVASPNFNKLRPL, from the coding sequence ATGTCACTTAGTACCTCTCTTCTCAAAGCTTTCCCCATCCCGGTATTTTTGGAAATGCCACATGTTGGCCTGGAAGTATCTCCTTTTGCTATCCGTTTTATAGAAATCAATCATGGCGGAGGAGATTTTCGGGTCGGCCGCTACGGCGAAAAAAAACTCTCAACGGCGGTGGACTTCAATAAGCCGCTAATTGAGCAAAAAGAACTCGTCGACGCTTTAATAGAAATACGCACCAAATACAAGCTCACTTTTATTGAGGCCACCTTGCCTGAAGAAAAAGCCTACCTTTTTAGCGCCGAGGTGCTAGACGGCAGTGACCAGGAAATCCGCGACAACCTCGAGTTTCATCTCGAGGAAAATGTGCCTCTTTCCCTGGATGAAGCCATTTTTGATTATCACAAAATAAGGAGCAGCCAAAAAAATGGAAAAGTTTTAGTGACGGTGTCTACTCTGCCACAAGCGGTGGTCAATGGCTTTATTGCTCTTTTTGAACACTGCGGGTTGACGCCGATTTCTTTTTTACTTGAACCTCAGGCTCTTTCTCGTTCGACTATCAAATACGGAGATGTGGGGACATATTTGCTCGTCCGTTTGGGAGAAAAAACTACAGGGTTGTCTATCGTTTCAGAAGAGGCTACTCAGTTTACTTCGACTCTCAACATCGGCAGTGATGATTTTACCGCCGCTATCATGAAGCAATTTAATGTTTCTCACGAAGAAGCTGAAAAAATCAAACACGAAAAAGGCTTCATCAAAAGTCCGGAAAATAACGATCTTTTTCTTTCCTTGATCAATATTTCTTCAGCTATCAAGGATGAAATTGGACGTATCTATACGTATTGGCAATCTTACAAAAAAAATGAGGAAAGCCAGGCAGCCAAGTCCAGGCTTTCAGAAGAAACCTCTGAAGTAGCCAGGGTCACAAGGCCTTCTCCTTTTTCTCAAATAACGTCAGCCGGGGAACGGGCACCGATTGCCAAGGTCATCCTTTCTGGCAAGGATGCTGCCTTGATTGGCTTTAGAGAATATCTAGCTACTAGCCTCAAGGCTGAGGTCGAGATTGCCAATGTTTGGATCAATCTTTTTTCTTTTGATGAGTATATACCGCCCATTGACCAGTCTGAAGCGTTGGACTATGGGGCAGTCATAGGAGTAGCTTCACCTAACTTTAATAAACTGCGCCCACTCTAA
- a CDS encoding DDE-type integrase/transposase/recombinase has product MAYTTNEKLPEIRAQAVRLVREGWSTRKAARHFGYTQSAVVKWCKRAPKTYDPKRIETRSSAPHTSPASLPKETVGRIIHARLKSRRCAEVVHEMLKAEGVKVSLSSIKRKLNIYGLLKKRSPWKKRRMYPPRPEAKSPGMLVQIDTIHFATKDGRRIYVYTALDVYSRYGFAILAKRISAKHSTSFLKKAITYFPFKIKNIQTDNGSEFSFFFTDFVVRYGMTHRHIHPRSPNENGHLERFNRTIQEEIGRFGWCIFTRKDIRSFLKYYNTERMHMGIDFKTPSQLITK; this is encoded by the coding sequence ATGGCATATACAACAAATGAAAAGCTCCCGGAGATACGCGCACAAGCCGTCAGGCTTGTGCGCGAGGGCTGGTCGACTAGAAAAGCGGCTAGGCACTTCGGGTACACGCAAAGCGCGGTGGTGAAATGGTGCAAGCGTGCTCCGAAAACATATGATCCTAAGAGGATCGAGACAAGAAGTTCTGCTCCACACACATCGCCTGCATCGCTGCCGAAAGAAACAGTAGGCCGCATCATCCATGCAAGGTTGAAGAGCCGCCGATGTGCCGAGGTGGTGCATGAGATGCTGAAAGCCGAAGGTGTGAAAGTTTCCTTGTCTTCGATTAAAAGAAAATTAAATATATACGGACTGCTTAAGAAGCGCAGTCCATGGAAAAAGAGAAGGATGTACCCGCCAAGACCTGAGGCGAAAAGCCCAGGAATGCTGGTCCAGATCGATACCATCCACTTCGCAACCAAAGACGGCAGGCGCATCTACGTCTACACCGCGCTCGACGTGTATTCAAGGTACGGCTTCGCCATACTTGCAAAGAGGATCAGTGCTAAGCACAGCACATCATTCCTCAAAAAAGCAATTACATATTTTCCATTCAAAATCAAAAACATCCAGACAGACAACGGATCGGAGTTCAGTTTCTTTTTCACTGATTTTGTCGTGAGGTACGGAATGACCCATCGGCACATTCACCCAAGGTCGCCGAACGAGAACGGGCATCTCGAGAGATTCAATCGAACCATTCAAGAAGAAATCGGGAGATTCGGTTGGTGCATATTCACACGAAAAGACATTCGATCATTTCTCAAATATTACAATACAGAACGAATGCACATGGGCATTGATTTTAAAACGCCGAGCCAATTGATTACAAAGTGA
- a CDS encoding class I SAM-dependent methyltransferase: MQENAWEKEYQKSKLLTKDNKPQNDVVRFVKFLKKKLKRAGTEFPMKDLKVLDLGSGTGRNSFYFAELGAEAFGFEISDTAIKIARERAEGSGLTIKYLKQNIGAKFLCEDRSVGILLDVTSSNSLDEKGRELYLAECHRVLKPDGFFFVKALCKEGDANAKNLLKISPGKEYDTYYMKELDLYERVFSREDFINLYGKYFKILELNKKTSYSCLNDRSYKRNFWVGYLTTKE; encoded by the coding sequence ATGCAAGAAAATGCTTGGGAAAAAGAATATCAGAAATCTAAACTTTTAACCAAGGACAACAAGCCTCAAAACGATGTGGTGCGTTTTGTGAAGTTTTTAAAAAAGAAATTGAAGCGAGCTGGTACCGAGTTTCCAATGAAAGACCTAAAAGTGCTTGATCTTGGCTCTGGCACAGGTCGAAACTCTTTTTATTTTGCGGAGCTAGGAGCGGAAGCTTTTGGGTTTGAAATCTCAGATACAGCCATCAAAATTGCCCGAGAGCGAGCTGAAGGCTCTGGTCTGACCATCAAATATCTTAAACAAAATATCGGAGCAAAATTTCTGTGTGAGGATCGGTCGGTGGGTATTCTTTTGGATGTGACTTCTTCAAATTCTCTGGATGAAAAAGGAAGGGAATTATATTTAGCGGAATGTCATCGAGTTTTGAAGCCAGACGGTTTCTTTTTTGTGAAAGCCCTATGTAAAGAGGGTGATGCCAACGCTAAAAATCTCCTAAAAATTTCTCCCGGAAAAGAGTACGACACTTATTATATGAAAGAGTTGGATCTGTACGAACGAGTTTTTTCTAGGGAAGACTTTATAAATTTATACGGAAAATATTTTAAAATTTTAGAGTTGAACAAAAAGACTAGTTATTCCTGTCTGAATGACAGAAGCTATAAGCGGAATTTTTGGGTGGGGTATCTTACGACGAAAGAGTGA
- a CDS encoding 2-dehydropantoate 2-reductase has product MKKILIYGAGSIGIYLGAMLKADDNDVYLFGRKKLTDTGDKILIDGTEYDTPKKLFELPFDETFDYIFISTKLYDLEEAFLSIKKHGLKCSILTSIQNGLVDNSKYTDIIPHQPFLVISVFEGFNIKDNKLTTRSTALGWKVDDTAAGKTISDLLLHAKISCRTEKNLDVIRAEKTIMNCCLNALSAMENMTFFELFRNNQTEEKISKLFDECYAVLSAYFSLDEKDVMKHRMYDVCSKMQHYSSLQQDLRSGRKTEIDFLNGYIIELGRKKNIPTPENQEIVTRFKHVLTP; this is encoded by the coding sequence ATGAAAAAGATTCTTATTTACGGAGCTGGATCCATCGGCATATATTTAGGAGCTATGCTCAAAGCCGACGACAATGATGTCTATCTCTTTGGCAGAAAGAAGCTCACGGATACAGGCGATAAGATTCTCATAGATGGCACTGAATACGACACGCCAAAAAAATTATTCGAACTTCCATTTGACGAGACGTTTGATTATATTTTCATAAGCACAAAGCTATACGACCTTGAGGAAGCCTTTCTGTCCATAAAAAAGCACGGCCTGAAGTGCTCGATACTCACAAGCATCCAAAATGGGCTGGTCGATAATTCAAAATACACAGATATCATTCCACACCAGCCTTTTCTTGTCATTTCAGTATTCGAGGGTTTCAATATTAAAGACAATAAACTGACGACGCGATCAACCGCATTGGGTTGGAAGGTCGATGATACGGCCGCAGGAAAAACAATCAGTGATCTTTTACTTCATGCCAAAATCTCGTGTCGCACTGAAAAAAATCTTGATGTCATCCGCGCAGAAAAAACTATAATGAACTGCTGCCTGAATGCCCTTTCGGCAATGGAAAACATGACTTTTTTTGAGCTATTCAGAAATAATCAGACTGAGGAAAAAATATCAAAACTATTTGACGAGTGCTATGCCGTACTCTCAGCTTATTTTTCTCTTGATGAAAAAGATGTAATGAAGCATAGGATGTACGATGTATGTTCAAAGATGCAACATTACTCTTCCTTACAACAAGACTTGCGCTCTGGCAGAAAAACGGAGATAGACTTTTTGAATGGGTACATCATCGAGTTAGGTAGAAAGAAAAATATACCCACACCAGAAAATCAGGAGATTGTTACTCGATTCAAACATGTTTTAACCCCGTAG